The window ATAAGGAGATATGTGGAGGAGCTTTTCTGATTTTTAGGCTGTCCTTTGCCCATTGGGCGCCGAGGTTGGTCATATTGAACGTTTAGGGGGATTTGCAGTCATGGCAGAGCTTCTTCAAATAGACCGGTCTGGCCGGGCTTACAGGGAAGTTATAAAGGTGGTTGGGGTAGGTGGCGGAGGAAACAACGCCTTGAACCACATCATAAGGAGTGGGATCAAAGGGGTTGAGTTCATATCCGCCAACACCGACGTGGCTCATATGGAGTTGTCTGAAGCGGATGTCAAGATAATTCTAGGTAAGGAGTTGACCCGGGGTCTTGGGGCGGGCGCTAATCCGGAAATAGGCCAGAAAGCTGCGCTTGAGTCCAGGGATGAGATTAGGGCCGCCATAGAGGGCGCAGATATGGTTTTTATAACCGCTGGTATGGGGGGTGGTACTGGCACTGGGGCATCTCCGGTGATAGCCAATATAGCCAGGGAAAGTGGAGCTTTAGTGGTGGCGGTGGTGACAAAGCCCTTTATGTTCGAGGGTAAGCGCCGTATAAACCAGGCGCTAGGTGGTATAGAGCGCCTGAAGGAGCAAGTAGATGCTCTCATCGTTATTCCCAACGACAGGCTTCTTCAGTTAGCTGACAAGAAGACCGCGTTAACCGAAGCTTTTAAGCTGGCGGATGAAGTGCTTCGTCAGGCGGTTGATGGCGTGACTAGTTTGATATTAAAACCTGGGCTTGTTAACGTGGACTTTGCGGACCTGAAGACGGTCATGAGCAACGCTGGCGCTGCGATAATGGGCATCGGCGAGGCTCAGGGTGAGAACCGTGCCGCTGTGGCGGCTAGAAACGCCATAAACAGTCCCCTTATGGAGGCCCCCATAAAGGGAGCCAAGGGGGTCTTGTTTAACGTCATAGGTGGTTCTAGCCTTACTCTTCATGAGGCTGTTGAGGTTTCGGAGGTAATAAGTGAGTTCACCGACGATGATGCTCAGATAATATGGGGTGCTGTCCTGGAGCCTAGCTTGGAAGATAAGATTCAGGTGGTAGCCATTGCCACCGGCTTCTCTCAAATGGCCCCCCAAGAGCCTAAGGCCCCAGGATTGGTTGGAGGAGTTAAGCAATTAGGCCAAGCCAAGGGTGTGTGGGTGTCCGATAGGTCCAAGCCAAAGGCTCAACTTGAGGAGACCGAGGTACGCCCCATTGGGCATTCTTCTGGGGCGGAGGAAGATTTGTTCAGGGGCAGTGGGGTACCAACAGATGATCTTGATCTCCCAGCCTTTAAGCGCAGGAGGGGACAGCTTTAGCCGATAAGGAAGAGAGGATAGGTTTTGGGGAAAACCAGTTCTAAAAGAAGGGCTTCCAAGAACGGAGATCTTGGCTCTACTTGGGAGAGTTGGTCTCGGTTTCGTGAAGCCGAGGTTTGGACCCAGGAACTTCCAAGGGGAGGAGCTCCCCGATGGGCTTTGTTCTACCCTGGAGAATATGGCCTTGGAAGCGCCAGCTTGGGGTTTCATCACGTCTATAGAAGATTGCGTAGAACTGGGGTTGGGGTTGAGAGGTTCTTTGTTGGCCCCGGCCCCAGTCATCGTTCTGTTGATTCAGATGCTCACGTCCGTAATTTTTCAATTGTAACCGCCAGCGTATCCTATGAAAACGAGGTTTTATCGTTTATTAGGTGGCTTGAGGGCTGTTCAATCCCACCCTTTAGGGATGACAGGAAGGATCCGTTTCTCCCAATTATAGGCGCTGGCGGAGCATTGACGTACATTAATCCCTTTGCGTTATTCCAAATTTGTGACTTCATCGTCCTTGGCGATGCTGAGGTCTCCTTGCAAGAGGTGGTTCGTGTTCTTCGCACAAGCCCCAACAAGGATGATGCGCTAAGGGAGCTTGCCTCCCTCCCTTATGTTCTGGTGCCGGCACTGTTCCATCTGTATAGGCCTCAAGGGATAGGAAAGGTTGCGGAGTTATATCCTGAGGATTCTGTAGGTGCTTGGGTTACTCCAAAGAGCATTTTCGAATCTTCGCTCCTTTTGGAGCTGCAGCGGGGATGCAAAAGAGCCTGTAGGTTCTGCACATTGACCTATTGTTTTTCGCCCATGCGGCGCCTTTCTCTTGTGGATG is drawn from Thermanaerothrix sp. and contains these coding sequences:
- the ftsZ gene encoding cell division protein FtsZ; the protein is MGAEVGHIERLGGFAVMAELLQIDRSGRAYREVIKVVGVGGGGNNALNHIIRSGIKGVEFISANTDVAHMELSEADVKIILGKELTRGLGAGANPEIGQKAALESRDEIRAAIEGADMVFITAGMGGGTGTGASPVIANIARESGALVVAVVTKPFMFEGKRRINQALGGIERLKEQVDALIVIPNDRLLQLADKKTALTEAFKLADEVLRQAVDGVTSLILKPGLVNVDFADLKTVMSNAGAAIMGIGEAQGENRAAVAARNAINSPLMEAPIKGAKGVLFNVIGGSSLTLHEAVEVSEVISEFTDDDAQIIWGAVLEPSLEDKIQVVAIATGFSQMAPQEPKAPGLVGGVKQLGQAKGVWVSDRSKPKAQLEETEVRPIGHSSGAEEDLFRGSGVPTDDLDLPAFKRRRGQL